GTCTCGTGATGCGCGGTCTCGCGCTGGGCCTGACCACCGGGTTCGGTTCCCAGCTGCGCCGGATGCGCGGCAATCCGGACTGGTTCCTGGCGTTGTTCACGGCGCCGCTGCTGACCGTGGTGTTCCTCGCGATCTTCCAGGCGGGCGGCCGGGACGACCTGGCGCCGTACGGGGTGCTGGCTCCCGCGCTCATCGCCCTCTGGGGGATGGCCCTGCAGACGGCGGGCGAACTGATCAGTCGTGAGCGGGACAACGGCTCGCTGGAGCTGCTCGTCGCGGCGCCCGCCTCCTTCGGCACGGTGCTCACCGGACGCATCCTCGCGGTCACCACGGTGTCGCTGCTCGCCTTCGTGGAGTCGTGGCTCGTCGGCATGTTGATGACCGGGGTGCCGATCGCCGTCGAGCATCCGCTCGTCTTCACCGTGACGATCCTCTGCACCGCGATCGCCATGGCGGGCACGGCGACGGTGATGGCGAGCGTCTTCGTGCTGGCCCGATCGGCCCGGACCTTCCAGAACGCGCTGAGCTACCCGTTCTTCCTGCTCGGCGGGGTGGCCGTTCCGGTCGACCTCCTGCCGCAGTGGCTGCACCCGCCTGCCCGGCTCGTGTTCCTGTCCTGGTCCTCGGACCTGCTGCGCGACGCGCTCACGGCCGGGCCGGTGTCCGCGCCCGCACTCCGGATCGGCGTGGTGCTCGCACTCGGTGCGGCGGGCTTCCTACTGGGCTCGTTCCTGCTGGATCGCATCCTCCGTCGCGTTCGCACCACCGGGAGTCTCGCCCATGCCTGACACCGTCTCGCCGCACGACGGGCGGCCCGCCGACCCGACCCATCGGGGCGGTCCGCCGTCCGTGCCGTCGCCGCCCGGCCAGATCACCTCGGGGGACCTCATGTCGCAGCGTCGATCGCCCGCCGTCGCTTCGCCCGCGAGTCTCGTCGGCTCGGCGCCGCCCGGGGTCGCAGCCGCAGTCGCCGCCGGGCTGCGTGTCGCCCTGGCCGACCTGCGCACGGTCTACACGCCGCTCACCTGGACCCTCGGCTGGCTCGGCCGCATCATCGTGCAGGTCCTCTTCTTCGCCTCCATCGGCCTGCTCCTGCAGAGCCAGGAGGCGGTGCTGTACCTCTTCGTCGGGCAGGCCGTCATGGCCTGTGCCGTGGAGGCCTTCCTCTCGGTCGCCTCGACGACCTGGGAGCGCAACACCGGCACGCTGGGACTGTTGATCGTCGCGCCGGGTCCACTGTGGCCGGTGCTCGTCGGGCGGTCGTTCTTCTGGGTGCCCAGCGGCATCGCGACGTCCAGCGTGACGCTGTTCGTCCTCGGCCCGTTCCTCGGGGTCGAGTGGAGCCCGCTCACCGCCGCGGCGGCCTTCGGCTGCCTCGTGCTGACGTCCGTCGGCTCCTACGGGACGGCTCTGGTGCTCGGCGCGATCGTGCTGCGCGGCCCCCGCTGGCGCAACGTCGTCGGCAACCTCGGCCACACCACGATGATGCTGCTGTCCGGGGTGACCGTGCCGCTCTCCTTCTTCCCCGGCTGGTGCCAGGCGGTGGGGCAGGCCTTCCCGCTCACCCACGGCCTCGCGGCGATCCGGGAGCTCGCGGCAGGCGGGGCCGTCGACTGGGCACGAGTCGGCGTCGGTGCCGGACTGGCGTTCGTGCTCGGTGCGGCGTGGCTCGCCGTCGCGGCGGCGATGTTCACCCGATTCGCGGCGACCGGCCGTCGAGACGGGTCGATCGAGCTGGACGAGTAGCCGCGGCGGCCCGGGGCGGTCGGGCGCGTCGCCGCCGGGGGAAACCGGGGGTGGCTCGCCGGCCTCCCCCGGCGCCCGCGGCGGCCTGCTCGACTCGTGGCGGCTGGAAGGGTCCTTCGGGGCGGAGCCTCGGGGCGTGGGCGGCGACGGGCGCCGGTGCGGAGTGGCGACCGTCGGGGCTTGCCGCCGGCGTGCGTGGTGGTCCGTCGTCGCGGTTCGTGGTCTGTGATCGGGGCTTGCCGCGTCCGCAGACGCCGTCACGCGCCGTTCTTCCCGCTCAGGATCGGTGTCAGGCGACGCTGCGGAGGCGGCGAGGACAACGGAGTTCTTGCGTGGGAGCGCTACCATCGCAGTCATGGGGTCGAAGCGGACGACGTTGGAGGACGTGGCGCGGGAGGCGGGGGTGTCCCGCTCGACGGTGTCCAGAGTGGTCAACGCGGAGCCCGGCGTCGCGGCCTCGCTGCGACGGCATGTCGAAGAGGTCGTGTCCCGGCTCGGCTACCGACTCGACCGCTCCGCCCGCGCGCTGGCCTCCGGTCGCGCCGAGGTGATCACCATCCTCGTGGTCGACGACGACCCCACGGCGCTGGGCACGAATCCCTACTACGGCAGGTTGCTGGCCGGTGCCTTCCGCGCCTCGGCGGGCACGGGCGTGGAGCTGCGCATCCGCCGGGTGGACGGCTCGGCGGGCCCCGACGACGTGGTGGGCCCGGAGCTGACCGCCTCGGCGGGGACCGTGCTGGTCAACGTGCCTGCCGCCCTGGCCTCCCGCCTGGCCGCGGCGGGCGGCCGGGTCGTCTCGCTGGGCCGGACGGCACCGGGGATCCCCGTCATCGACATCACCAACGCCGACGGGGCGGATGCCGCCGTCCGACATCTCTACGAGAGGGGCCGCCGCCGGATCGTCGCGATCCACGGCCCGCGCCGGCACCCGTGCGCCGCCGACCGTCGCGCGGGATACACCGCCGCCGTCCGGGACGCCGGCATCCGACCGTTGGGAGCCCAGGGCGACTTCGCCTTGGCGCCCGCGCGGCGAGCCACCCTGCGCCTGTTGAGCGAGCATCCGGAGCTCGACGCGATCGTGGCCGCGTGCGACCTCAGCGCGGCAGGCGCCGTGCAGGCGCTCGCCGAGACCGGGCGCCGGGTGCCGGAGGACGTCGCCGTCGTCGGATTCGACGACAGCATCATCGCGGCCTCCGCGCCCGTGCCGCTCACCTCGGTGCACTCGCCGGTGGAGGAGTTGGGCGCGACCGCGGTGAGCCGGATGCTCGGACACGGACCGCCGACGAGCTGGCGGCGATGGCTGCCCACCACCCTCACCGTTCGGCAGAGCACCGTCGGCTGCTGAGTCCGCGGGCTGCGCCCGGTGCTCGGTGCCCGGTGCTCGGTGCTCGGTGGGACGGTCCTGCTGTTCCCGGGTGTGGGTGACAGACGGTGTGACCGGCGGCGTGCCTGCTTCGACACGCGGTTTCGCCGTCGGCCCGGGGTGGAGGGCGCCCCGCTGGGGCTCTGCGGGAAGACCGTGCTGCGACCCGGTGGGAGCTCTCGACTTCCAGGCCGGGCGCGAGTCGGATTCGGCTGAAGCGGCCCCGTTACCGGGCTCGGCCGTGCCGGGGTCGAACCGCAGGCCCCGACCCTGCCGCACCCCGGCCTCGCTGGGCGGGGGCTCCTCTCTCCTGCGTGCCCCGGCGTCAGTGGTTCTCCGTTCGAGGCCCCGGTTCGGAGATGCCGGTTCAGAGATGCCGGGTCAGCGGGCAGATTCGCAGCGCGGGGCGGTCCCCTGCCAGAAGGGCGCTCGGGGTGACACCCATGAGCCTGCGGAACTCGGCGGTCAGGTGGGAGTGGTCGTAGTACCCGGTCTCCATCGCCAGTCGTGCCAGCTGCCGCTCCCGGAGTCGCGCGAGCACCGACCGCACCCGGTCGATCCGCGCGAAGTGCTTCGGCGAGAGGCCGACGCCGTCGGTGAAGACGGTGCGCAGCTGCCGTTCGCTCAGATGCAGGCGCAGCGCGGCGGCGCGGACCCGGGTGGCGCTCGGGTCGGGGCCTGCGGCGAGGAGCCGGGTCGCGGCGTGGACGAGGTCGAGGTGCGGGGGCAGGTCGAGGGGGTCGCCGAGCCGGTGGCTCGTATGGTCGCCGAGCCGGTGGCTCGTATGGTCGCCGAGCCGGTGGTTCGCGTCGTCGCCGCGAGGCGGGATCGATCCGCCCGGCGGTCCGATTCCCGGCCGGCGGGCCGGCCCTTGCCCAGCCCCGGATCCGGACTCGCCCCGCTCCTCCCACCGCGAACCGTCCCGGCGCCCTTCGGCCGTGCGACGGGGCGCCGCGGCTGCGGCGCGGTGACCGATCCCGGCGGCGTCGCCCGTCAGGTGGTCTCGCAGCGCCGCGGCCAGCCTGCGGTGCACCTCGTCCGCCGACTCCGGCGACGTCGGCTCGGCGAGCAGGGCCGACCAGGCGTCGGTCAGCGCGAAGGCGGAAGCACCGCGCAGCGCGCTCAACGGGACGACCCGATCCACGAGCTCCCGTGCGGGCCTGCCGAGGACGGTTCGGGCGAGACCGGGCCGGAGTCGGGCCACGGCGCAGCGCGTCCACCGACCCGTGCGGTGGTGGGAGGCCTTGGTGCGCGGCCCCAGCACGACGAGTTCGGCCGGCGCCGAGTCCGCCGTGGCGGACGGCTCGATCGCCGCCCGCAGCGCCAGGCGGACGGCGTGGTCCGGCTCGGCCAGCACCGCCTCGCCGCCGTCCGCGGGTTCCAGGATGTCGATGTCGGCCGTCCAACGGAGCGGCTCGACCACTGTCTGTGGCACGACGCCACGGTAGGCGCCGTCGGGTTCGCACGGCCACGAGTCGGGGCGAGCACCGCCGTTTTCTCCTAGCGGGCGAGGTCCGCCGAGGACGATC
This genomic stretch from Actinoalloteichus hoggarensis harbors:
- a CDS encoding ABC transporter permease, with the protein product MRGLALGLTTGFGSQLRRMRGNPDWFLALFTAPLLTVVFLAIFQAGGRDDLAPYGVLAPALIALWGMALQTAGELISRERDNGSLELLVAAPASFGTVLTGRILAVTTVSLLAFVESWLVGMLMTGVPIAVEHPLVFTVTILCTAIAMAGTATVMASVFVLARSARTFQNALSYPFFLLGGVAVPVDLLPQWLHPPARLVFLSWSSDLLRDALTAGPVSAPALRIGVVLALGAAGFLLGSFLLDRILRRVRTTGSLAHA
- a CDS encoding ABC transporter permease, whose translation is MPDTVSPHDGRPADPTHRGGPPSVPSPPGQITSGDLMSQRRSPAVASPASLVGSAPPGVAAAVAAGLRVALADLRTVYTPLTWTLGWLGRIIVQVLFFASIGLLLQSQEAVLYLFVGQAVMACAVEAFLSVASTTWERNTGTLGLLIVAPGPLWPVLVGRSFFWVPSGIATSSVTLFVLGPFLGVEWSPLTAAAAFGCLVLTSVGSYGTALVLGAIVLRGPRWRNVVGNLGHTTMMLLSGVTVPLSFFPGWCQAVGQAFPLTHGLAAIRELAAGGAVDWARVGVGAGLAFVLGAAWLAVAAAMFTRFAATGRRDGSIELDE
- a CDS encoding LacI family DNA-binding transcriptional regulator; this translates as MGSKRTTLEDVAREAGVSRSTVSRVVNAEPGVAASLRRHVEEVVSRLGYRLDRSARALASGRAEVITILVVDDDPTALGTNPYYGRLLAGAFRASAGTGVELRIRRVDGSAGPDDVVGPELTASAGTVLVNVPAALASRLAAAGGRVVSLGRTAPGIPVIDITNADGADAAVRHLYERGRRRIVAIHGPRRHPCAADRRAGYTAAVRDAGIRPLGAQGDFALAPARRATLRLLSEHPELDAIVAACDLSAAGAVQALAETGRRVPEDVAVVGFDDSIIAASAPVPLTSVHSPVEELGATAVSRMLGHGPPTSWRRWLPTTLTVRQSTVGC
- a CDS encoding helix-turn-helix domain-containing protein, whose product is MPQTVVEPLRWTADIDILEPADGGEAVLAEPDHAVRLALRAAIEPSATADSAPAELVVLGPRTKASHHRTGRWTRCAVARLRPGLARTVLGRPARELVDRVVPLSALRGASAFALTDAWSALLAEPTSPESADEVHRRLAAALRDHLTGDAAGIGHRAAAAAPRRTAEGRRDGSRWEERGESGSGAGQGPARRPGIGPPGGSIPPRGDDANHRLGDHTSHRLGDHTSHRLGDPLDLPPHLDLVHAATRLLAAGPDPSATRVRAAALRLHLSERQLRTVFTDGVGLSPKHFARIDRVRSVLARLRERQLARLAMETGYYDHSHLTAEFRRLMGVTPSALLAGDRPALRICPLTRHL